From Marivirga harenae, one genomic window encodes:
- a CDS encoding isoprenyl transferase: MEKNLDKNNLPKHVAVIMDGNGRWAKKQGAARVFGHKNAIKSVRDTVEGCAELGISHLSLYAFSTENWGRPKIEVDALMQLLVATIKSEMKTLMENDVRLTSIGDIEKLPGKCYKELQTAKEETANNKGLNLILALNYSGKWDITQACRKAIYESEHKGFKNEDLTDLKFESYLSTAGIPDPELLIRTSGEFRISNFMLWQLAYSEIYITEVLWPDFRKEHLHEALLNYQSRERRFGKVLSE, translated from the coding sequence ATGGAAAAAAATTTGGATAAAAACAATTTACCAAAACATGTAGCCGTTATAATGGACGGCAATGGGAGATGGGCTAAGAAGCAAGGAGCCGCCAGAGTTTTTGGTCATAAAAATGCCATAAAGTCTGTCCGTGACACTGTTGAGGGATGTGCCGAATTGGGTATTTCTCATTTAAGTTTGTATGCCTTTTCAACTGAAAACTGGGGTAGACCCAAAATTGAAGTAGATGCTTTAATGCAATTACTAGTAGCTACGATTAAATCAGAGATGAAAACCCTGATGGAAAATGATGTTAGATTAACTTCCATTGGAGATATCGAAAAATTGCCTGGTAAGTGTTATAAAGAATTGCAAACTGCCAAGGAGGAAACGGCAAATAATAAGGGCTTAAATTTAATCTTAGCATTGAATTATAGCGGGAAATGGGATATTACTCAAGCTTGTAGAAAAGCAATTTATGAAAGTGAGCATAAAGGGTTCAAGAATGAGGATTTGACAGACTTAAAATTCGAGAGTTATTTGTCAACAGCAGGTATTCCGGATCCCGAACTATTGATTAGGACCAGCGGAGAGTTTAGAATAAGTAATTTTATGCTCTGGCAACTGGCATATTCAGAAATTTATATTACAGAGGTTCTTTGGCCTGATTTTAGAAAGGAACATTTGCACGAAGCATTATTAAATTACCAATCTCGAGAGAGAAGATTTGGAAAAGTATTAAGTGAATGA
- a CDS encoding DUF6089 family protein — translation MKRLLLVFSIIMSAAIILPETVDAQIFGGKNKRRRGGKKIGSFSGSKRLFNPEISYFSIGGGINALNYFGDIAPRPTVLSTDVSFTRPGINLFVKQKFGDRYSWKANFMWGRLQASDTETIGVDNFTNENANRYLRNLGFRNDIFELSATAQIDLFKHGGRFSSRPPLNIYAFFGAGLVYHNPKGLVPDFMTTDAFLAPNPEDFQGGQTPRYFPLEQAGEWVNLRDLGTEGQFLDAETRSQYQDLYGKELPTPYSRLQLVIPVGIGARYKLTNNLDISLEVGYRHTFTDYLDDVSGEYIDLSAFGDPRENPDVALAMAMSDLSNQFDATTFNENILPVLYSQRVNTYNTALNPDFTWRRAAGYGKAGGIGNDDVRRNNRGNQSDNDIYISTNISITYILGGGLVRGAKFR, via the coding sequence ATGAAAAGATTATTATTGGTATTTTCTATCATCATGTCAGCGGCTATAATATTGCCGGAAACTGTTGATGCTCAAATTTTTGGAGGAAAAAATAAAAGAAGAAGAGGTGGCAAAAAGATAGGCTCATTTTCAGGTTCTAAAAGACTTTTCAATCCTGAAATCTCATATTTTTCCATTGGAGGTGGTATTAATGCCTTGAATTATTTTGGTGATATAGCGCCTAGGCCAACGGTCTTAAGTACCGATGTTTCTTTTACAAGACCGGGTATTAATCTTTTTGTAAAGCAAAAGTTTGGAGATAGATATAGCTGGAAAGCAAATTTCATGTGGGGTAGATTACAGGCCTCAGACACTGAAACTATTGGCGTAGATAATTTTACCAACGAAAATGCAAATAGATATTTAAGAAACTTGGGTTTCAGAAATGATATATTTGAGCTTTCAGCTACGGCTCAAATTGACTTATTTAAACATGGTGGAAGGTTCTCCTCTAGACCCCCATTAAATATTTATGCATTTTTTGGCGCAGGACTGGTATATCATAACCCCAAGGGACTTGTTCCAGATTTTATGACCACCGATGCATTCTTGGCACCAAATCCAGAAGATTTTCAAGGAGGCCAAACACCTCGATATTTTCCTTTAGAGCAAGCTGGAGAATGGGTTAATCTCCGAGATTTAGGAACGGAAGGTCAATTCTTAGATGCAGAAACAAGAAGTCAATACCAAGACTTGTACGGGAAAGAACTTCCTACTCCTTATAGCAGATTGCAACTTGTGATTCCTGTAGGAATTGGCGCCAGATATAAATTAACGAATAATTTAGATATATCTTTAGAAGTCGGTTATCGACATACTTTCACTGACTATTTAGATGATGTTAGTGGAGAGTATATAGATTTGTCAGCCTTTGGTGATCCAAGAGAAAATCCGGATGTAGCTTTAGCAATGGCAATGTCAGATTTATCAAACCAATTTGATGCCACTACCTTTAATGAAAATATATTACCAGTGCTTTATTCCCAAAGAGTTAATACTTACAATACGGCCTTGAATCCCGATTTCACTTGGAGGAGGGCTGCAGGATATGGAAAGGCGGGAGGTATTGGTAATGATGATGTGAGAAGGAATAATAGGGGTAATCAAAGTGATAATGACATTTATATTTCAACTAATATTTCTATCACATACATTTTAGGCGGTGGGCTCGTTAGAGGAGCAAAGTTTAGATAA
- a CDS encoding S66 peptidase family protein, which yields MNNLPPFLKKGDLILVLSPSGVVDKDLVIDGIAILKDVGYKVEVSPNTFNAHFKFGATHQQRISDLQFALDHKEAKAIYCARGGFGITHIIDALDWTQFKRNPKWVIGFSDITALLHAAFQNGFCSLHTSVLQGLPKLSGDYKSKLIESLSGNISTIKATSTFNKGGTAEGQLIGGNLSLLVHQIGTQTELDYDGKILFIEEVAEPLYNIDRMLLQLKRAGKLKDLAGLVVGQFTNLTEDKSIYGQSVEEIILAHCEDYDFPIGFNFPFGHGMENVALVHGVEVELFIEDDVAELKYLL from the coding sequence ATGAACAATCTACCACCATTTCTGAAAAAAGGCGATTTGATCTTAGTGTTAAGTCCGTCAGGGGTGGTTGATAAGGATTTAGTGATAGATGGAATCGCAATCCTTAAAGACGTGGGTTATAAAGTAGAAGTTTCTCCCAATACCTTTAATGCTCATTTTAAATTTGGCGCAACTCACCAGCAAAGGATTTCAGATTTACAATTCGCCTTAGACCACAAAGAAGCAAAAGCCATTTATTGTGCTCGAGGTGGCTTCGGAATTACTCACATAATTGATGCTTTGGATTGGACTCAGTTTAAAAGAAATCCTAAATGGGTTATAGGTTTTAGTGATATAACCGCACTTTTACATGCCGCATTTCAAAATGGGTTTTGCTCTTTACATACTAGTGTTCTTCAAGGATTACCAAAACTTTCAGGAGACTATAAGAGCAAATTGATTGAATCTTTATCTGGTAATATTAGCACCATAAAAGCTACTAGCACTTTTAATAAAGGAGGAACAGCAGAAGGGCAATTAATAGGAGGGAACTTATCCTTGTTGGTTCATCAAATTGGAACCCAAACGGAATTAGATTATGATGGTAAAATTCTTTTTATAGAAGAAGTAGCCGAGCCACTATATAATATTGACCGTATGTTATTGCAATTAAAAAGAGCTGGTAAATTGAAAGACTTAGCGGGATTGGTAGTAGGGCAATTTACTAATCTTACAGAAGATAAATCTATTTATGGACAATCTGTTGAGGAAATCATTTTGGCTCATTGTGAGGATTATGATTTTCCTATTGGCTTCAATTTTCCATTTGGGCACGGAATGGAGAATGTGGCTTTGGTGCATGGGGTTGAGGTAGAATTGTTCATAGAGGACGATGTAGCTGAGTTGAAATATTTGCTTTAA
- a CDS encoding BamA/OMP85 family outer membrane protein has protein sequence MKRQLLLLIGILISANTLLAQVNPAMDYSKPRKYEVVEVVATGLEYLDEGAVIAITGISKGDRIDIPGDDISFAIKKLWRQGLFADITVRYEVVDEGKIKLVLDLEELPRLTRFTFEGIKKAKVSEVSDELSLVKGRILTDASVKNAELNIVKFYKGKGFLNVEVTSRQKPDNLVGNGVELIFKVDKKNKVKVKDIYFVGNEAFGDRRLKGRLKNTNEKLRFTLFEDLVSRALHSKPKDWFQFMTQQDSVGISQALDYFGEHVNVNFFKSSKLVKADYEEDKNTLIDFYNSKGYRDAEISYDSIFKDGNNIAIEIGIDEGKKYYFRDINWTGNFKYSDKVLSAVLNINKGDIYNLEKINRKLNYDPTGNDISSIYMDNGYLFFNVTPVEVNVEQDSIDLELRVYEGAQATINKVTINGNTRTNDHVVLRELRTIPGEKFSREKLIRTQRELSQLGYFNPETVNPTPIPNPNDGTVDINWDLEEVSNDQIQLSGGWGGFIGFVGSLGVTFNNFSLSNFLDFGNWDPLPVGDGQILSLQFQANGRQFQSYNFSFTEPWLGGKKPNALTIGGSYSYQGDFVNFRDPRSGISGSFRIFRGFASLSRRLKWPDNYFTLANSLEYSRYTLNNSNRLGFQLGCTTCEANNISVKTTIARNSVDNPIYPRKGSNVSLAVSLTPPYSLLNNKNYDELSFEESINFLEFNKWMFDASFFNQIVGDLVINTRANFGIISSYGDKVGVGPFERFILGGSGLAGQGFILGSDIIALRGYEDNSLRPTEFVRSFENGAATSRQISGGTIYNKFVMELRYPISLNPSATIFVLGFGEAGNTWTDFSQYNPYDLKRSAGVGARIFMPAFGTIGIDWGYGFDNAPGTNRASGGQIHFTIGNQQR, from the coding sequence ATGAAACGACAATTATTATTATTAATTGGTATTCTTATAAGCGCAAATACATTACTAGCGCAAGTTAACCCAGCAATGGACTACAGTAAGCCTCGTAAATATGAGGTAGTAGAAGTGGTAGCCACTGGTTTGGAGTATTTAGATGAGGGGGCGGTGATTGCTATAACCGGAATTTCAAAGGGTGACCGAATTGATATTCCAGGGGATGATATCTCTTTTGCCATTAAGAAGTTGTGGAGACAAGGGCTTTTTGCTGATATTACTGTACGCTACGAAGTGGTTGATGAAGGCAAGATTAAATTAGTTCTCGATCTAGAGGAGCTTCCTCGATTGACTAGATTCACTTTTGAGGGTATAAAAAAAGCCAAGGTGTCAGAAGTTTCTGATGAGTTGAGTTTAGTTAAAGGTAGAATTTTGACAGATGCATCAGTTAAAAACGCAGAACTTAATATCGTAAAATTTTATAAAGGGAAAGGATTTTTGAATGTTGAGGTTACTTCCCGGCAAAAGCCAGATAATTTGGTTGGCAATGGGGTAGAGTTGATCTTCAAAGTAGATAAAAAGAATAAAGTTAAAGTCAAGGATATCTATTTTGTGGGGAATGAGGCTTTCGGTGACAGACGACTGAAAGGACGACTCAAAAATACAAACGAAAAATTACGTTTTACCTTATTCGAAGATCTTGTCAGCAGAGCTTTACATTCCAAGCCAAAAGATTGGTTCCAATTTATGACTCAACAAGATTCTGTTGGCATCAGTCAAGCGCTAGATTATTTTGGAGAACATGTAAATGTGAATTTCTTCAAATCCTCTAAACTAGTTAAAGCAGATTACGAAGAGGATAAAAATACATTAATCGACTTTTATAATAGTAAAGGCTATAGAGATGCAGAAATTTCATATGATAGCATCTTTAAGGACGGCAATAATATAGCCATTGAAATAGGAATAGATGAAGGTAAAAAGTATTACTTCAGGGATATTAATTGGACTGGAAATTTTAAGTATAGCGATAAAGTATTAAGTGCTGTTCTTAATATTAATAAAGGTGATATCTATAATCTTGAAAAAATCAACAGAAAATTGAACTATGATCCTACGGGTAATGATATCAGCTCAATTTATATGGATAATGGTTACTTGTTCTTTAATGTCACACCAGTAGAGGTGAATGTTGAGCAAGATTCTATTGATTTAGAGTTGAGGGTTTATGAAGGCGCCCAAGCCACAATCAATAAAGTAACCATCAATGGAAACACAAGGACCAATGATCATGTTGTATTAAGAGAACTTAGGACCATCCCTGGTGAGAAGTTCAGTAGAGAGAAACTAATTAGAACACAAAGGGAATTATCGCAATTAGGATATTTCAACCCAGAAACAGTTAATCCAACTCCTATACCTAACCCTAATGATGGGACGGTTGATATCAACTGGGATTTGGAAGAAGTGTCAAATGACCAAATCCAATTATCAGGTGGTTGGGGTGGTTTTATAGGTTTCGTAGGAAGCTTAGGAGTAACCTTTAATAATTTCTCCCTCAGCAACTTTTTAGATTTTGGTAATTGGGATCCATTGCCAGTTGGAGATGGACAAATCCTATCTTTACAGTTCCAAGCTAATGGTAGACAATTTCAGAGTTATAATTTCTCCTTCACTGAGCCATGGTTAGGTGGCAAAAAACCAAACGCACTGACGATTGGAGGAAGTTACTCATATCAAGGAGATTTTGTCAATTTCCGCGATCCTAGATCAGGGATTTCTGGCTCATTCAGAATTTTCAGAGGATTTGCGAGTTTGTCTAGAAGACTAAAATGGCCTGATAACTATTTTACTTTAGCTAATTCATTAGAGTATTCAAGATACACATTGAATAATTCAAATAGATTAGGGTTTCAATTGGGTTGTACCACCTGCGAAGCTAATAATATAAGTGTGAAAACCACCATTGCTCGAAATAGTGTTGACAATCCAATTTACCCTAGAAAAGGATCGAATGTAAGCTTGGCAGTTTCACTTACTCCGCCCTATAGTTTATTGAATAATAAAAATTATGACGAGCTTTCATTCGAAGAAAGTATTAATTTCCTAGAGTTTAATAAATGGATGTTTGATGCTTCCTTCTTTAATCAGATTGTTGGTGATTTAGTTATCAATACAAGAGCTAATTTTGGTATCATTTCTAGTTATGGAGATAAAGTGGGAGTTGGACCATTTGAAAGATTTATATTGGGAGGTTCCGGCTTAGCAGGGCAAGGTTTCATTTTAGGAAGTGATATCATTGCCCTGAGAGGATACGAGGATAATTCGCTTCGACCTACTGAGTTTGTGAGAAGTTTTGAAAATGGGGCCGCAACTAGCCGACAAATCAGTGGAGGAACGATCTACAACAAATTTGTTATGGAGTTGAGATATCCTATTTCTCTTAACCCATCAGCCACTATTTTTGTATTGGGCTTTGGAGAGGCAGGAAACACTTGGACCGACTTTAGTCAATACAATCCTTACGATCTAAAACGTTCTGCTGGTGTTGGTGCAAGGATTTTTATGCCTGCCTTTGGTACTATCGGTATCGATTGGGGTTATGGGTTTGACAACGCTCCTGGAACAAATAGAGCAAGCGGAGGGCAAATACACTTTACAATTGGTAATCAACAAAGATAA
- a CDS encoding OmpH family outer membrane protein — protein MASAQKFGYVDSKFILSKMPEYNEAKQEIDALTSAWQNEIKQMRKEIESRYAELKAEEVLLTKELKEERLAGIEEKEKEVEEYQNKVFGFNGLLFLKKKELIKPVQDKVFDAVEIVAKKERLQIVFDKAGELIMIYTDPIHDYTDLVLEELGLLDENDLNKN, from the coding sequence ATGGCGAGCGCACAGAAATTTGGCTATGTAGATTCTAAGTTCATTTTGAGTAAGATGCCAGAGTATAATGAGGCAAAACAAGAAATTGATGCACTTACTTCCGCATGGCAAAATGAAATCAAACAGATGCGTAAGGAGATAGAATCCAGATATGCAGAATTGAAAGCAGAGGAGGTATTGCTAACGAAGGAATTAAAGGAAGAGCGATTGGCTGGTATTGAAGAGAAGGAGAAAGAGGTTGAAGAGTACCAAAATAAAGTGTTCGGATTTAATGGTTTACTTTTTTTAAAGAAGAAGGAATTAATTAAACCTGTACAGGATAAGGTTTTTGATGCCGTAGAAATAGTTGCCAAAAAGGAAAGATTACAAATAGTATTCGATAAAGCGGGTGAGCTTATCATGATATATACTGATCCTATTCATGATTATACAGATTTAGTTCTAGAAGAATTAGGATTGTTAGACGAAAACGATTTAAACAAAAATTAA
- a CDS encoding OmpH family outer membrane protein, with protein sequence MKKGLILILALGLFYTASAQETKIGFTNADYVLSLMPESKEVQSQVEAYEKQFSNSIQQKYQDFQAQVAEYQQNAPTMTEQVRAEKEQELQGLQQSLQKFQQDAEQSIARKQQELYQPLYEKIQNAIDKVAEENGYTHVLRAEALLYISDEESGDISKMVLNKLGVEAPDASATDN encoded by the coding sequence ATGAAAAAGGGATTAATATTAATTTTAGCTTTGGGCTTATTTTATACAGCAAGTGCCCAAGAGACAAAAATAGGATTTACAAATGCTGATTATGTTTTAAGCTTAATGCCTGAATCAAAAGAAGTACAATCTCAAGTAGAGGCTTACGAAAAACAATTTTCAAATTCTATTCAGCAAAAGTACCAGGATTTTCAAGCTCAAGTTGCAGAATATCAGCAAAATGCACCTACCATGACTGAACAGGTTAGAGCTGAAAAAGAGCAGGAATTGCAAGGTTTACAACAATCATTGCAAAAATTCCAGCAAGATGCGGAGCAATCAATTGCACGTAAGCAGCAAGAGCTTTATCAGCCGTTATATGAGAAAATTCAAAATGCTATTGATAAAGTAGCAGAAGAGAATGGGTATACTCATGTACTAAGAGCTGAGGCTTTGTTATATATATCTGATGAAGAATCAGGTGATATCTCTAAAATGGTATTAAATAAATTAGGCGTTGAAGCTCCAGATGCTTCCGCAACTGACAATTGA
- a CDS encoding DUF6089 family protein gives MLKSSFRKATCYSVFIFIFCLIAKDAMSQSKEFGGGIASFNYTGDLIRTYSVQNQSIGVNLFYARNFQEGWAGKLNFVAGRIKGSETPIDPQAAVRNASFRDFITEISGQATYEFLDFRNNRALVKFTPYITAGAGFFLINRVEKNADYSDIQLMLPFGGGLKYSLGPLWTLNFEFSARKLFYDYLDNISVQEITDKRNSDFQFGDWNDNDWYYYTGLSISYTFWAVDCPVPLQK, from the coding sequence ATGTTGAAGTCTTCTTTCAGAAAAGCAACTTGCTATAGCGTTTTTATATTCATTTTTTGTCTTATTGCAAAAGATGCAATGTCACAATCCAAAGAATTTGGAGGAGGGATAGCTAGCTTTAATTACACTGGAGACTTAATTCGTACTTACTCTGTACAAAACCAATCTATAGGAGTTAATTTATTTTATGCGAGGAATTTCCAGGAAGGTTGGGCAGGTAAATTAAATTTTGTTGCGGGAAGAATTAAAGGAAGTGAAACCCCCATTGATCCACAAGCTGCAGTCCGTAATGCTTCATTTCGAGATTTTATCACCGAAATTTCAGGACAAGCTACTTACGAATTTCTAGATTTCAGAAATAATAGAGCACTGGTGAAATTCACACCATACATAACGGCTGGTGCCGGTTTTTTCCTCATCAATAGAGTAGAAAAAAATGCGGATTATAGCGACATTCAATTGATGTTGCCTTTTGGGGGTGGTCTTAAATATAGCTTAGGGCCATTATGGACATTGAATTTCGAATTTTCTGCCAGAAAATTATTCTATGATTACTTAGATAACATATCTGTTCAAGAAATAACAGATAAGAGAAATTCTGATTTTCAATTTGGAGATTGGAATGACAATGATTGGTATTATTATACAGGCCTTTCTATTAGTTATACTTTCTGGGCTGTAGATTGCCCCGTACCCTTACAAAAATAA